The nucleotide sequence ATCCAACTGTGAAACTGATGTTAGTTTTAACAAGAAATTGGATGTCTAGAGATCCCCTTCAACCCAAATTATTCCACGATTCATAAGCTGAGAAGGTGGGACAGTTCTAGTTTGGGGATTTGAGCCAATGTCACTGCTaggcttttttcctctgctgtgctcttgcTGCAGTATATATAGCTTGAATTGCTCCCCTTTCTGCTTAGCGTgggctgccaccagcacacTGGGTAACAGGGAGTTGGCTGTACACAGCCTTCTCTAATTGTCTGTGACAGCCACACCACCTCTTGCTCCCTGTAGCTTatcttcctgccttccctggagcATCAGCAGCCTGGAGCATCAGTTACCCTTGGTGACAAAAAGCCTGCGCTGGCACCTAGCGGCCTGCCACGGAAACAGCAAGGGCACGGTTCCACACAACCACCTAAAACCCTTGTGTAACCATCCTTCTTACTCCCGACCACACATCCAGAAGCCTAATTGTTGGAGACAGACTTATCTCTAGAAGAAATCAACAGTCCCTGTTTCACCACTGCACCCAGTggtgccagcccagagctcagccttgtcaccagcccagagccttCCTAGGGACGTACCAACAGCACTAAGAAGAGCACCCGGTTTGGGATGAGGGACTGGGGTAGGGAAGAGATGTGGCAGCAAGGTGGACAGATTTGGACCACAAAGTACACGTTGTGCATGCATGGGGTtaggcagcaaaagcagccatgTGAGGGACTCCAGTGGAGCTTGCTGGAGTGGCAAGGTGGGCCAGGCACTCACCGTAGTGCCCGTGCTGCCCCAGCGTGTAGGCGTACTTGGGAGAGTCATCCGTAGCAGGCAccttgctgccctgcagccaagCCAGTGAATGCACGTCCAGGTGGGTGTTTGTGCTCCCTGGCTGTCCTGCCTGTGGGCCACCAGCCTTCCgctgcagcagagcaaaggcaCAGTTAGATGGGAGATCCCTGGGGGCAAGCAAACAGGTAACTGGAGCTGTAAGGCTAGGAGTGGCTTCTTCCACCTCCATGGAAAAGGCTTGCTCAAATCCAGGCTGATGTAGGCTACTGCTAACTAACCCCATCCCTTCAAACCTCACAAGCACTGAATACCACTCTGTGCTAGCCTTGAGCCAGGCCATACTAACTGTTAACAcatccctgctggcacagcctgctgtgTGGCTGTGAAGCTTCCGGGCCATTAAAGCTCAGGAGAGCAAGGCCTCAAGCCAATTACTGCACTAGGGGGTGGTGGTGGGTGGGCAGTCCAAGTATTTCAGTGCTACAGAGATCATGGAGATTTTGTAAACTCTTCATAAATAATTTGCTGCTTCAGCTGTCTAAGCTGGTTCTACTTTGTATGAGAAGTTAGACTACATGACTAACAGAGGACTGTCCTAACCTATATAAGTATTTCATAACATTCGCTCCAGCATCATAAAATACCTGAAGAAAAATCACCAACCAATACTTCAGTTCCACATTCAGAAAAAAGGGGATTGTGATGACACTGCTATTTCAGACTCCCTTCCCCTTCAGGGAGAAGGCATGtagccctgtgctgctctgaagagcCTCAGCAGTGAAAGGGATCCTGCTTCCACGTTCACAGGAGACAGGTAAGGTTTGGTTTATTATGACAAGGCAGGTCTCACTCTTACCTTTGCATCTTCTAGAGCAAGTTCATTAAAAGCAGCTGAATCCAAACTGATTCCCTTCTCTTCAAGCATCAAATCAATCAAATCCAGAGGGAATCCCAAACTCCCATAGAGAGACCAGGCTACTTCAGCTGTAAGACAAAAAGAAGGTCAAGAACTCTGTGagaacacagaaagcaaaggcaTCTTAAGATTTGTCTGGATGGGACCAATCTAGTGTGTGCTTTGCTAACTGGATCCACCTGTACTGTGTGCAACTGTACAGTTAATGGGGAAGAGAAGCCTTGGAGTTCTTCTTGCATGGGACTGAGTATTAATAATGCTCCACAGCCCCCTTCCTGCTAAAATTCAGTGCAGCACATCTACACAGGCAGCTGCACTGGTTGGGTCCTGTGCTACTCCTCTCAGCTGTGTCTTACAATGACCTCACTGATCAGTCAGTAAAACAGCAAGGGAATGTTTCTAACTTGCCTGGTGCCTAGTTTGTTGTGAAGACAAAGTACTAGAAAACAACTGCAATCTGGAGAAAGGAACATCTGCTCCTCTGTCTGGGGCTAGAGTGTCACAGAAAATGCAGGGGAGGCAAACATCCACCAGTTTTGACGGCAATGCTTGTGAGGACCTGGAGCAAACTGTCTCTAAGTTCAGCTTGTCAGAGGAGGGACACTCACCTGGGAAATTTGTGGAGGGCTCCATCTGCTGCACTGTCCGCTCAATGATGCGCCTCCCACGCTCCAGGGAGGACAGAAATGCAGCCTCGTTCTCATTGATGATATCCTTGATCTGCCCAAGGATCAGAAGGGTTACCCACATTTCAGGGAgttccccagctcagctcagccctgctcagtcAGCTCAAAGCATATCAACCAGCCTTTTTGTTCTGCACGTATCCATCACAACATGGCTCTGATGCATTATTGAACAGTGCCCAAGTCATTGTGTCTCCTGTCACCATCCCTGTCAAAGAAATATTCACCATCCACGTGGGGAAAGCTTTAGGCTGACAAATGTTCCCTATTGGGCATTCATATCTGTGACTGAATTACAACTGTGTGTCTGGAACAGCCAGAGAAGTTGCCGTCAGTGGAAGCAAGCCTTAAATCATTGCTCCAATTTAGACAAGGGTACCCGGGTGAGGACAGGCTGTACTTGCACTCAACCAAAAAAGCTGCTGTAGCTTTTTTAGAGCAACAGCTGCCTTACACAGTACATGCAGTCCCTGGTAAGGACCTAGTGGACCATATGGAAATCTGCCACAGATACTTGCAGCCAGAACATCTCAGTTGACCCATGAGAACATGGCTGTGAAGGAGGCTACACAAACTCCTCCAGCTAAGTCCCAAGGGTGGGCTCATTCCTGGGCTTGAGAGCAGTGTCTCACAAAGATAATGAGACAAGGGGATTCCACATTGCTCACCTGGTTGACATTCCTTGTCAGCTCTGGATAAGCATCTCCCTGTGGAAGTGAGCCTCAGTTAGTGACAACATCCTCAGCATCTTCCTCTGGGGATATTGCAGCATGTCACAAACATTACAGAGGTTACTTGCACACACTTACACATGCTTATGCTGACTGTACCATTGATGACACTAGGCCCCCTCCCTCCTATCACAAGTGATATGGGGACAAGAGGTTTTTAATGCTGGAATGGATAGCATCAAGTATACCTTCCTGGAGCTCCTTCCCATCCAAGACTGACTCCTGACAGTGTGCAGAAAACAGACAGGGAGTTGAAAAGAATGTGTGATgaccttttttctccccaagaCAGAAGTTTTACTCACCAGCACTTCCACTACGGTAGGCACCAGGGAGGCCAGGAGCCCAGGTGGAGCCTGTAGAACTTCAGAGCAAAAGCGTACAGCCCTGCGCAGGATCCGACGCAGCACCAGtctgaaaacagagcaggatTCCTCAGGCAGCCTTGtgagcatccctgcccagctgccacATCCAGCATCCCCCAGCTCATCTGGTCTGATTCACCAGCACAGGCCAGCTGCTCCCAATACTCTACGTCCATCCAAGGGGAAGTCTGCAGATTAGCAACCGTCCTTGCTCTCATCTTCCTGTCTCACCAAAAGCTCATGCACTCCTCATGTGGGGTCCACACCAGAACCTCTTCCCTGGCTGCTCATATTCCTTTCTAGACCTAACTTCCTCCACCCCAAGCCACTTCCTTATGTCCTTACTCTGCTCCAGAGAAGCCTGGGTAGATGCCATCAGTGATGCACACGCACAGGGTGCGCACGTGATCTGCCACCACGCGGTAGGCCATGTTCACACGCCCAACATCAGCATTCCCGACCAAACCTTGGTATCTGGGTGCCCTGCAGCCCTAAAAGGGAAAGTAGGGAGACAAATCAGCAGACAGTAATGGCTGCAGAAGAAATTTCAATGCAAGAGGCAGCCAGCTACCCCTGATATGTCTTCCAAATACCTCTGAACCTCGTGCACCTAAGATGTACTCATTAAATCCTTCCACAGCACTACAGACCAAGACTTCTGTACTTAACACAGGTCAGCCAATGCCATGGCACTGAGAAACTTAAGACACTTCGAAGGCAAAATTAATCAGCAGTGCTGATATGCCAGTGGATTTCCAACCTGgaattctcccttttttctggAACCCTGCATTGGACCTGGCAGTACATTACCTCCTGTCTCAAGATACTGCTCAGTAACTGCTCAGAGAAGGCTGTACTACGTTACCCAGCAAGCAGTCTGTGTTCAAGGAGCTTTTGTTGAGCTGTGCCTCTGAGCAGAAGCACCATCACCTTGTGAATGGCATCCAAGATGGGAGTGAAGAGATCTGTGTCATAGTTGGAACGTTTGCTCTGCAGAACTGTCACCAGCCTTTCCAGACCCATTCCTGTATCCACATGGTGCTGTGGCAAGGGAAGGAGATTCCCCTCCACCTCTCTGTCAGccagacaggaaaaataaaaggcaaaagagaagcaaagatCAGTTCATGGGCAAAAATAAGGAACGGGTGAATCAAAGAGAATGGGAAAGTGAGATGGAAACAGTGGGTGACCCAGCATAAAGAAGCTCAGGGACAATAATGACAGCAGCCTGCCTTGGCTCTGTCAGGATCtgatgaaaggaaaagggaaagggcctcctcctccaggctgctgcagaccTCAAGAGATCTCTGGAATGCAGCATTAAGGGAGAATAGACAGTGAAGGTTGAAGAGGACagggaaataaagcaaaggGGACCAAGAGCGACACTGGACAAATCTCCATagcttctctcttcctcctggTATTGCCACCTTCTGGAAAACAGTGATAAGTCTGAGAATATACACATGATTTTGAAGTCAGGCTAGGGGGAAAGGCTCTGGAGTTGAGAAGAGATGTTTGGTACCTGTTATACTGCATGAAAACCAAGTTCCAGATCTCTACTACATCAGGGCTGCCTTGGTTCACCAGTGTGGCAGCATTTCTGCCACCACCCACGTGATCATAGTGGATCTCTGTGCAGGGACCACAGGGACCTGTGTCTCCCATCTCCCAGAAGTTATCCTTCAATGGGAAAGGAAGCACGTGACTGGCAGGAACCCTGGAAAGGCAAATAACAGAGATGGCAATGCTGAGGCATACACACAAACCACACAGCAGCCTAGATCACAGAGCAAGCTGGAAGAAAGGAATCCTTTCTTCCTACTACAGACTCTTCCTTCTGTTCACACAGAATTACTCTCCTTAGCAAGATTAAGTGAGCCAAACCATACAGGATCCTAGTCTCAGCCCAGAATGATGGGCAAACATGGgcaaacacagcctggccccTGATGACCAAGACAAGCTCTCCATTGGGGTCTGTGGAGCACCTTGTTCTTGGGGCAGAGGCAAGACCTGAACACCATcagtggcacagagctggctgcctTGGGTTCAAAGCCTACATACAGCTGGAACAAGCTCCCAAAGACAGCAGTGCCCCCTGCAATGGCTGCACCCTCTCACTGAAGCAACCAATGcctgctttcagaaaaatattctctgatGGAGAAGAAGCAAACGACTGGAGATCCTGTACATACTTCATCCAGGCCAGCCAGTTTTAGGCACATACCCACCTCCCCAACACTGTCTGAGAATGAACCACAAGTTCACAAGAGATCCAGtgagctcagagcccagctgaCTTTTTAACAGCCCAAAGAAACCAGAAACAAAACGGGTTTAAAACACACTCTCTGGCACCTACAGCTGATCAACTAAAGAGCAAACGCAAAACTGGAAAGTGAAATGTCAGcacctgctgctcagcacctccTCTGTAACACACTTACCCCAGGCGGAGCCACACATCCCTGCACTCCTCATCTGCGCTCAGCCCCAGCGAGGGGTCTCCACCAAAGTAGGTGACGTAGAGACGATCTCTGGGGATCTCGTAGACCTCTGTCAAGAGCTCCCAGGCCATGCTACATGCCTCctcctgagcaggcagggaacaTAAATGAAGCACAGTAATTCAGGAAGGGTCTTCAGAATGGGAGTCAAGCAACAAAGAAGTtgatttcagctgcttctctccCTTTCTAATTTTCAGGGGTATTGCAAAAAGCAGGATGAAGGTCAGGAGATTGAGACAGCTCACTACTGCCAGTGGAAAACTGACATTCCTAAAATGTTGTGAGACCTTTAGCGTGGTATGCATCATTCTGCTTACCGTCAGAGTTACatggattattttctttcaaaagaaaaaatgtatttgccaCCTAAAAAACCTAGCATCCTTtattcttcttcccttttcaaaCTTTCTAGTACTAAGCATCAAATGAACTCGTAACCTCTTTTCAGTATATTAAGTGGTCAACACTGGCATTCCCACagaaaactttgatttttacATGTTGGTCACAGCTTTGGCAGGCTGAGTGCTTTGAGAATCTGCAGGACACATTCAGCGACAGAGCCCATGAGCTGACCACCTCTGTTCCAGGccacagagctcccaggaaTTAATCTGGATCTTACCAAAACACCTTCTGCACACAGTCCTATGGCActacagcacagctctgaaaagcagGCTATATTTTCCCCTAGAAAGGGTTCTAGGGGAAACTCCTAGCATCTCACCTTAAAGTAATCCCCAAAGGACCAGTTCCCCAGCATCTCGAAGAAGGTGTGATGGTAAGTATCTCGGCCCACATCCTCCAGATCGTTGTGCTTCCCTCCTGCACGCACACACTTCTGGCTGTTCACCACACGCCGGTGCTGGGCCAGCTCGCTCCGGGGGTGCACCGTGCCCAGGAAAATGGGCTTGAACTGGAAATGAGAGACACCCTCTGTGCACAGATGAAACCCAGCGCAGGGGCCTGAGCCTGGGGCTCCCGACAGACAGAAcgggccaggctggaagggaccacggtaggtcatctggtccaacctccctgcttaAGCAAGTTTTGTTCTAGAACACGCGGCACAGGACTGTGTTCAGGTGGTTCTTAACTATCGCCAGCGAGAGACTCCCACAGCACTACGGCACTACGAGAGGTGTCCGGGAGGACGGCGGAGCGGGCAGCCCAAAGTAACGCCGGAGATCTCCGCGGTAGGGGACAGCCCAAGGCGGGCCGCGCTCCTCTGAGACGCGGAGCACCGGTGAACAGGAGGAGGGGAGCGGGGAGAGCACCTGGTTCATGCCCGCGTTGACGAAGAGGAGGCGCGGGTCGCCGCGGGGCCGCACGGGGGCCGAAGGCAGGCGGCGGTGGCCGTGGCGCTCCTCGAAGAAGCGCAGGAAGGCGGCGCGGATCTGCCCCGCCGACGGGCAGGCGGCACCGCCGCGGCGGGGGCTGCAGCGCCAGCGCCAcggcacctccagcagcagccgccgccgcagccGGGTGGCCGCAGCCATGGTGCCGCACGGCGGATGGCAGCGCCGGGGCGCCCGGAAGAGGCGGTGCGAGAGGGAGGCGGGACACGGAGGAGCTCGGCGGGACTGCGGGGAAGCGCCGCGGGACGGTGGGAAAgggccgcgccgcgccgccgTCCCCGCGGGTCCTGCGGCGCACGCGCGGGCCCCGGTCACAGCCCGGGCTCGGTCGCGGTGGCCATCCCGTCCCGTCCTGTCCTGTCCGTCCCCTGCGAGCGCcgtccccgccgccgccgcagcgaTCGCTGCCGCCGGTCGCGGCGGGCGGGCGCCATGGCGGTGCGCGGGGTGCCGTGCCTGGCCTGGTGCCTCCGCCGAGTTGGGGCCAGCGGCGACTGGCTCCTGCTGGAGGCCGGCACGCAGGTGAGCCGCGCCGGGCTCCGGCCCATCGGGGCGGGCGGGTGAGCGCGGCTCTTGGAGCGCAGTTTGGTGGGGTCTTGTGGTTTCTTACAGCgctttccaggaggaaaaagcaCCGCCTCGTCCCGCTTAAGGAGCAGCCTCCGTTCGGGGCCATTCGGCGGGGCCGCCCGGCCGGGCCGCCCGAGCGGGCGTTACCGTTCAGCGCCGGTAACGCCCGAGGGCGAGGAGGGCGGACCCCGGCGCTGGAGTCGCCTTCGCTTGTTTTGAATTCTTCGCTTCGTTTTGAATTCTTCTGTCGTATTTAGATAGACTTGTTCGCGAGATGGTAACATAAGTGAGGACGAAGGGAGTCCGTAGCTTAATTAACAAGGCGATGCTTTTGGCGAGGTTAACAGTATCTAAGGCATTAGGTATTCAGGTGTAAACGAGGTCAAGTTTAAATTGGTTTGGTAATGTTTTGGTGCGGTACAGGAATAGCCGTTTTCTCAGCGATCGtgttttttaattgaaaagatGGGCCCTGGTACTCTTCCCTAAAACCGAGCAAGCAAAGATGTGTGATCGTGTTGGCGCAGTGTAAAAGGATTGCTGTTCTGGTCAAAATCAGGTGGTGTGGCTGATGCTGTGGCCAAGGCCTTGTGCTCACACACTGCAAAAGGCACCCGTACAAACGTATGCTTTTGTTACTCTCCCATCATGGATTTGAAGTCCTGAGATGTGCAGATCTCCTCGGTGAAGGACTGCAGGTAACAACTTACAGCCAGGGCACTGATAATTGTGCAGGGAATCCAGTTTGGGATGTTACAGCTCTGATTGTCTGCACAGTGGTTGTCATTTGCAGCAGGGAGGCTGATGGCATTCTGGTGCTGTAGGTGTGCTAGGCCACAGAGCACAAACTGCTTTTGCTGGAGATGTAAATTATAATCTAAGAATACCCCGAGTTGGtagggacccacagggatcattgagtccagcttCTGATTGTGCCTAGGACAGCCCTAAGAATCACACCACatgcctgagagtgttgtccgAACACCTCTTGAAccctgtcaggcttggtgctgtgaccactttgGTGCCAAAGGACACTGCTGATATGTGGGGATGGGATGTGATTTGCCAGtactgctgtgagcagcactgagctccagCAGGTGAGTGGTAACATCTTGGACCCCTGTTGGCTAAATGAACATGTTCAAGGGGGAGTTTTGTGACTGGCCCTCCTTGCTCTCACTCATATTGGTTTGTGAGATCCTGCATATGTGTGTGACTGGGCCCTGAGGATGCCACTGCAGGGACAAATGCAAAGCTGATTTTATGTTTGAATCCTCATGAAGAAGGGAGTCTTTATCCATTTGAGTCTCTGTACCCCTTACATCTGCAATCCATGCTGACAGAAAACTATATGGAACATTTAAGAGGTAGGCACTAACATAGTTAAGTTTACTTTTGTCATCTTAATTTGCTTCCTTGCCTTTGGTTATGACATGGAGGTCTGAGTTCTTGCTCTAAACTCAAGGTGAGAACTGCTCATTACTGCAAGATAATGCAGTGTACACATGAGTTAAGAGAAGTgtgcagaggaggcagcagagggagggagaacaGGGATGTGCTTTACATGGCAATCTGAAATTAGATGTGATTTAATGAGATACTGTGCAATATTACAATTATATCCGTTCTTCCAGAAGATACTATTAGAGTCTAATCCAGTTACTTAGATCACTTTTACTACTGGTTATGAGCTGCATGTAGCTTAGATTCTGAGCCATAAGATAATGGTGTGATTTACAAAAGTATTGTGTATTTAGGGCAATGTTAAGTGTGAGCTTTTTTTGGTGGCAGTTTTCTGGgctattttttcctgtatcttTCCTGTTTACAAATGGTTGAACAGATGCAGCTAGCAAAAGAAGAGGGTAAGAAGTAATCTTGAGACCCACATACAATAGTGCTAGTTTGAATGGTGTTTGGTTAGGTAATGTCTGAGGTGAGACACAGATGGTTTGTGAGTGGCTTTGAGCAACTTTGCTGCTGAGGAAGATTTCTATGAAACCATGGTTGTAATTTGCCtcagagaaatcaaaattaCCTCAGTGGGAGAGAAAGATAATACTTTGAAAGCTTCCATTTTCTTTATACtcttaaatttaaatgaaaaaaaaatcatgatatGCCAGGCTTTTTGGAATAACCATAAGATGTTGATCTGGAGTTTTGCTGTACTTAAATTAAAATGCTATAAACTGAATTTACCATGTCATTACTGATTGCAGTAACTACACTACTTTATTTTTAGGTGACTATTGGCCGAGGATTAGATATCACGTACCAGCTGGTGTCAAAAACCTGTCCCTTGATGATCTCTCGTAAGCACTGTGTCTTCCAGCAGAATGCAGAAGGGCAGTGGACTGTCAAGGATAACAAGGTACAAGAGACCAGCTGAAGACCTTGTATTCTGAGATTCATTGAATAGAATCCATTGTTTTGGATCTAGCAGTGTATGGGCTGTGATATAGCATAAGTGTGATAGAAGGTCCATGGGAATGTGTCTTGCCTGTTGTGCACTTCCAGCAGGAAACTTCAGTCTGCTGCAGTAGGGATACAAACTGGATTACTTTCTCTCTGTAGATCCACCTCTTGGTTTAGCATTTTTCAGACCACTGTGGCCTGGCTAAAGGCACTTTGCAGTCTGTGAACCTGTTTGGTGttgctttcttaaaaaacaTCCTATATGAATTTTGACATAGGATTTCATCCTTTCAAAAGGATAACATTGTAGTGCTAATGAAAAGATAAAGTGCAACTCCTTATTGTAGTGACACAATTGCTTTAATTATAATCAGCTTCAACAAGAATCTAGTGTTAGAAAAATCATGCTTCATGTTGTGCTCAAATGAGTTTCTCCTGAAAGTTTTCCTCAGCTGATTAGGATAAAATGTTGATGTCAGAGTCCTCAACTAGGTCTCACTTTGACTTCAGTAATCTGTTTTTTATATCATGATCTCTCCACTTTCTCATTAGGTCTGAAATCAGTGAAATGAgtaatttgctttaaaacagcACTGGTAGAACAAAAATGTTCAACACGTCATGCAGATTTGAAGGATGTTTGGGTTGACAGCAGATTAGTCAGAAAGGAATGGAGTGGCTACTATTAAAATTACACTGCTCTTAAACAAAACCCTCTTGTAGTACATGTATAAACTTGAAAACCTAATGTTAGTGCATGATAGGAAACATCTACCATAGATTTACTATTAGCACTTCCTGTCTGTTTTCATTGTTGACCAGTTGGTCAGCTTGTTTCAATGAATCTCATTGAGATATGTCAGTTCCTTGTGTTTCTGCAGTTCATCCTGAGCATAGAACAGTTATGCTGTTTTTGAAAACTATTTCTTGAGCTAATTTTGAAAccttttttgtgctttgaaCATTATATCTAGAAGAATATCTTTCCTCTTTACAGTCTCCTTGTATTTATGAAAAACTTGGTTTTCTTCGAGGAGTATAGCCaatgattctttttttttttttttttttggaatttcaTGTAACATTAATTGTCAAGAATAATTACTGTAGTATTCTATGTTCCTGACAATGATCTATTATGGAGACTTTTTgttatttagtttttatttctgaagcttTTGTGCTTCAGAGTTCGCAGTTTTCCTTCTGGACAAGAACATGCTCAGAATGTTGTTCTTGGTGCTTGTACACAAAATCTGTAATGCAAGAATAATGTGCAGTAAATAATACAGTGCAGTAACTGTAGTAAATGCAACGCTGAGCCAATGAACTGGATATTACAAGGTTTATTTGCAGAGGTGGATTGTTCTGATTGAAGCACTGAAGAGGTTGGCTGTGTTTATTTACAATTGCCAGAAATAACTTTCAGAGGACACTGTAACTGCATATTAAATTTTGGTGGTTCTGTGTTTATTGGCAGAGTCTAAATGGAGTTTGGCTTAATAAACAGCGCCTGGATCCATCAAAAGTCTATCCTATTGCTGAAGGAGACCGTATTGAGTTGGGAGtgcctttggaaaacaaagagaCTGCTGAATATGAGTATGAAGTAATTAAAGATGAGTGGGAGAAAATTAGACCCTTTTTAGCCCAAAGAAGTGACCTGGGGAAAGCTAAGAGTTCAAGACCTAAACGTAAATTTAGTTTGGAGGAATTGGAGACATGTGAATCAGAAGGCCCTTCAAACTCCAGATGCAAAAGAGACAGAATGTCCTGTGGCAATGAACCTTTAGAAAAATCATGGGGACAGGCAGAAGAGGCCAGACGgctcacagagaagatggatgtcAAGCTGCCTTCTCCTGGACCCAGTGAGGGGGATAGTGGTCCAGTGCATGGTAGCCCTGTTCACTCCAAGAAAGCTGTGACTGTCCCCCAGAAGGACCAGAAAGGCTCCGGTCTTGTAGAGTCATGGACTGGCTTGAAAAAGCTGAGGAAATCTCTAGAAGATACAATGAAATTAAAGGTCAAAGTGCAGGAGAAGCAGACTGCCGTTCTAAATGTCAAGCAGAAGCA is from Serinus canaria isolate serCan28SL12 chromosome 3, serCan2020, whole genome shotgun sequence and encodes:
- the RNF8 gene encoding E3 ubiquitin-protein ligase RNF8 isoform X1, with the translated sequence MAAPGRPEEAVREGGGTRRSSAGLRGSAAGRWERAAPRRRPRGSCGARAGPGHSPGSVAVAIPSRPVLSVPCERRPRRRRSDRCRRSRRAGAMAVRGVPCLAWCLRRVGASGDWLLLEAGTQVTIGRGLDITYQLVSKTCPLMISRKHCVFQQNAEGQWTVKDNKSLNGVWLNKQRLDPSKVYPIAEGDRIELGVPLENKETAEYEYEVIKDEWEKIRPFLAQRSDLGKAKSSRPKRKFSLEELETCESEGPSNSRCKRDRMSCGNEPLEKSWGQAEEARRLTEKMDVKLPSPGPSEGDSGPVHGSPVHSKKAVTVPQKDQKGSGLVESWTGLKKLRKSLEDTMKLKVKVQEKQTAVLNVKQKHRKCDQKEILVMEQELQELQNQLCMEQEHQQQQVEELERTFCKEQQKLEGEKCQQGEENLKEQLAQVLQEHRALMEELNRNKKDFEEIIRAKNKELEETKEEKEKVRAQKEEVLNQMNDVLENELQCTICSEHFIEAVTLNCAHSFCSYCINEWTKRKVECPICRQEIKSKTRSLVLDNCINRMVEKLDVEMKEHRLSLIRERKEKQNAMVKPATASDNGVPSTTYSILSTSSCDSEDSEEDSSYSESYYVI
- the RNF8 gene encoding E3 ubiquitin-protein ligase RNF8 isoform X2, which produces MAAPGRPEEAVREGGGTRRSSAGLRGSAAGRWERAAPRRRPRGSCGARAGPGHSPGSVAVAIPSRPVLSVPCERRPRRRRSDRCRRSRRAGAMAVRGVPCLAWCLRRVGASGDWLLLEAGTQVTIGRGLDITYQLVSKTCPLMISRKHCVFQQNAEGQWTVKDNKSLNGVWLNKQRLDPSKVYPIAEGDRIELGVPLENKETAEYEYEVIKDEWEKIRPFLAQRSDLGKAKSSRPKRKFSLEELETCESEGPSNSRCKRDRMSCGNEPLEKSWGQAEEARRLTEKMDVKLPSPGPSEGDSGPVHGSPVHSKKAVTVPQKDQKGSGLVESWTGLKKLRKSLEDTMKLKVKVQEKQTAVLNVKQKHRKCDQKEILVMEQELQELQNQLCMEQEHQQQQVEELERTFCKEQQKLEGEKCQQGEENLKEQLAQVLQEHRALMEELNRNKKDFEEIIRAKNKELEETKEEKEKVRAQKEEVLNQMNDVLENELQCTICSEHFIEAVTLNCAHSFCSYCINEWTKRKVECPICRQEIKSKTRSLVLDNCINRMVEKLDVEMKEHRLSLIRERKGERETECDGEASHSQ
- the AARS2 gene encoding alanine--tRNA ligase, mitochondrial — protein: MAAATRLRRRLLLEVPWRWRCSPRRGGAACPSAGQIRAAFLRFFEERHGHRRLPSAPVRPRGDPRLLFVNAGMNQFKPIFLGTVHPRSELAQHRRVVNSQKCVRAGGKHNDLEDVGRDTYHHTFFEMLGNWSFGDYFKEEACSMAWELLTEVYEIPRDRLYVTYFGGDPSLGLSADEECRDVWLRLGVPASHVLPFPLKDNFWEMGDTGPCGPCTEIHYDHVGGGRNAATLVNQGSPDVVEIWNLVFMQYNREVEGNLLPLPQHHVDTGMGLERLVTVLQSKRSNYDTDLFTPILDAIHKGCRAPRYQGLVGNADVGRVNMAYRVVADHVRTLCVCITDGIYPGFSGAELVLRRILRRAVRFCSEVLQAPPGLLASLVPTVVEVLGDAYPELTRNVNQIKDIINENEAAFLSSLERGRRIIERTVQQMEPSTNFPAEVAWSLYGSLGFPLDLIDLMLEEKGISLDSAAFNELALEDAKRKAGGPQAGQPGSTNTHLDVHSLAWLQGSKVPATDDSPKYAYTLGQHGHYEFSPCQATVLMLYRDQSLHKEVGAGQHCGVILDRTNFYAQQGGQDSDQGYMIRLGQQDVLFPVESVHLCGGYVIHEVTAVETLRAGDQVQLFVDEARRLACMTNHTATHLLNFALRRVLGDSTEQRGSHVTAERLRFDFDTKDHVTVEQLQQVEQVVQDLIQKNEVVHMAEVPLTLARRVQGLRAVDEGYPDPVRIVSLGVPVENVLTCDSKAAMQTSVELCCGTHLLQTGSVEDLAIISERQLVKGISRVIAVTGGRAKEAREAGQCLAMEVDSVSLRMKQRITSIPEMQNLSKEVGQLTKVVASTAMPQWQRKELQTILKALQRTANTAVKKLELQQAEKVAQILLAKYCNQPVIIDTIPADSLSILMKVVNQLCDKSPGTSVLLLSPQASGEVLCACQVSKSCLPGFSAADWAVAVCTQMEGKAGGSPIVAKGSGNAKGMQGALTTALEFAQSKL
- the RNF8 gene encoding E3 ubiquitin-protein ligase RNF8 isoform X3, which translates into the protein MLLLLSHHGFEVLRCADLLGEGLQVTIGRGLDITYQLVSKTCPLMISRKHCVFQQNAEGQWTVKDNKSLNGVWLNKQRLDPSKVYPIAEGDRIELGVPLENKETAEYEYEVIKDEWEKIRPFLAQRSDLGKAKSSRPKRKFSLEELETCESEGPSNSRCKRDRMSCGNEPLEKSWGQAEEARRLTEKMDVKLPSPGPSEGDSGPVHGSPVHSKKAVTVPQKDQKGSGLVESWTGLKKLRKSLEDTMKLKVKVQEKQTAVLNVKQKHRKCDQKEILVMEQELQELQNQLCMEQEHQQQQVEELERTFCKEQQKLEGEKCQQGEENLKEQLAQVLQEHRALMEELNRNKKDFEEIIRAKNKELEETKEEKEKVRAQKEEVLNQMNDVLENELQCTICSEHFIEAVTLNCAHSFCSYCINEWTKRKVECPICRQEIKSKTRSLVLDNCINRMVEKLDVEMKEHRLSLIRERKEKQNAMVKPATASDNGVPSTTYSILSTSSCDSEDSEEDSSYSESYYVI